A part of Gadus morhua chromosome 17, gadMor3.0, whole genome shotgun sequence genomic DNA contains:
- the LOC115529286 gene encoding uncharacterized protein LOC115529286 translates to MEVEVAVAVYWLACGASYRVTADAFGMPLSTVCRTVYGVVEEMMAILHRMTKTGKPDSYWRDLCIKYAQGLYRFSTGKRPGAKKWKKALENIDACPLQSHSGSKDLFGRSLQCSCGFHKVSSSRNLKPAGFTPHWSPNPLVLSGVVPPAEAVNLGTHEDVGDFLKMPKMFRENEQLRHIQKVCPWSQDILSQLDVAHRSLFPAVLTTQLALDRKAVTFLKPRTSGNSSSYVQSAMEEAHSEEWARQTIRYLSDCERHKKMATFIPSAAVYLPPPTFRPLPLAQWFETVHSNDILSHLDEMKGVITSTYDHQEAGWRDRGQCGTHTDWTLMSNIGNELGQVLNSVLTSGEGAGLEELCQGVVTRYKNAGQAEPEAIYVDRDCCSQSGVSSVAKLFHPWQTTVRLDSFHFMRRFNCGLTTEHHPLYGIFCAKLSSCIFAWDQEDVQRLKEAKREEWKSSQSGHTPTEEQLMATISPGELKRHCRRRTRGVEETRGMISGLLESVWELTDTTGLRLVSHDSMRHVWEVQQKHLECLQDPAGVALYTKVGTLQKGGKELDVLRCGRGSSSLESFHKHQCAFIPGWRCNAVHTQMYMLEGVSRWNMGRAKEAVDVEGASTLRSFDVRLMSHLSNLSQRVLGSTLVPEFTPPGKPTSERIAVEYLLAQTNRGDLLAPNQVPEVPSQVLEEEDEPDDTISMTDILCQSAAIGAGDPPGAVVGDAEPGPLVTQVQVLEAEEEPDDTISMTDHTGDPPGAVEDDDEPGPLVTEITRLIGEFIVDYMAPFNIVENRKFIQMFKVLEPKFKVPCRGHFSEKVIPEIYNETKQSVKECLKNADCIALTTDGWTSRATQSYITITAQVIDEKWESKSFVLQTHNASNMDIAVRESGLHPHIKCLAHVVNLASKRGLAVSRVARLLGRVRRVTTFFHKSTTATAVLANKQPQLELPRHKLITDVQTRWNSTYEMLARYLEQQAAVSAALSSPEIRRNAREIDTLDNTDISDVEDIVKLLKPLKTATTVVCDEKEPTVSLIMPLKYMIEQSMSPDENDTQTIANMKSAILRDISDRYSGDCNDMLQECTALDPRFRSLSHLNNEQRESVYARIREKAAGPHLPRNQTSDTDERTTRASASTPGAAEQAMVEVETAQGAEPVEGERQMQDVTQPPPPKKTALEDLLGSSYTTLEPVQSSRGIEMEIVAYRNGIPIPLNSSPLEWWKVNAYAYPILAPLAKAYLCIPATSVPSERVFSTAGDIVCAQRSLITPEHVDMLVFLKKNQS, encoded by the exons atggaggtggaggtggcggtggcggttTACTGGCTGGCCTGTGGAGCATCGTACAGGGTGACGGCAGACGCCTTTGGGATGCCCCTGTCCACAGTCTGCAGGACGGTCTATggcgtggtggaggagatgatggCCATCCTCCACAGG ATGACTAAGACAGGAAAGCCAGACAGCTACTGGAGGGACCTCTGTATAAAATATGCCCAGGGCCTTTACCGCTTCTCGACTGGCAAACGGCCAGGGGCCAAGAAATGGAAAAAGGCcttggagaacatcgatgcttGCCCCCTGCAGAGCCATAGTGGTAGTAAGGATCTTTTCGGGAGAAGCCTTCAGTGCTCCTGTGGCTTCCACAAG GTCAGCTCAAGCAGAAATTTGAAGCCTGCTGGTTTCACCCCCCACTGGAGCCCAAACCCTCTCGTCCTGAGCGGGGTGGTACCACCGGCAGAGGCTGTTAATCTGGGCACCCATGAGGATGTGGGGGATTTCCTTAAAATGCCCAAAATGTTCCGGGAAAATGAACAGCTCCGGCATATACAGAAAG TCTGCCCATGGAGCCAGGATATTCTGTCCCAGTTGGATGTGGCACACAGGAGCCTGTTCCCCGCTGTCCTCACCACCCAGCTGGCTCTGGACAGAAAAGCAGTGACTTTCCTCAAGCCAAGGACCAGTGGAAACAGTTCCTCCTACGTCCAGTCTGCGATGGAAGAAGCGCACAGTGAGGAGTGGGCACGGCAGACCATCCGCTACCTCTCGGACTGTGAGCGGCACAAGAAGATGGCTACCTTCATCCCCTCTGCAGCTGTCTATCTTCCTCCACCAACCTTCAGGCCCCTTCCACTTGCTCAATGGTTTGAGACGGTCCACTCCAACGACATTCTCAGCCATCTGGATGAGATGAAGGGAGTGATCACTTCTACCTATG atCACCAAGAAGCTGGCTGGCGGGATCGGGGACAGTGCGGCACCCACACTGATTGGACACTGATGTCCAATATCGGAAACGAGTTAGGCCAGGTCCTGAACTCTGTTCTGACGTCGGGTGAAGGTGCAGGGTTGGAAGAGTTGTGCCAAGGCGTCGTCACTCGGTACAAGAATGCAGGCCAAGCTGAACCTGAGGCCATCTATGTCGACCGAGACTGCTGCAGCCAGTCAG GCGTGTCTTCAGTGGCTAAGCTGTTTCACCCATGGCAAACTACAGTGCGCTTGGACAGCTTCCACTTCATGAGGCGCTTTAACTGCGGCCTCACAACAGAACACCACCCTCTGTATGGTATTTTCTGTGCCAAGCTTTCCTCCTGCATTTTTGCATGGGACCAGGAGGATGTGCAACGCCTGAAGGAGGCCAAGAGAGAAGAGTGGAAGAGCAGCCAAAGCGGGCATACTCCCACTGAGGAGCAGCTCATGGCCACCATCAGTCCAGGCGAACTGAAGAGGCACTGCAGGAGGAGGACCCGTGGAGTGGAGGAGACGCGGGGCATGATCTCAGGGCTGCTGGAATCAGTGTGGGAGCTGACGGACACCACAGGGCTGCGTCTGGTGAGCCATGACAGCATGCGCCATGTCTGGGAAGTGCAGCAGAAGCACCTGGAGTGCCTCCAAGACCCTGCAGGTGTGGCACTGTACACGAAGGTGGGGACACTCCAGAAGGGCGGCAAAGAGCTGGACGTCCTAAGGTGTGGTAGGGGGTCCTCCTCCCTGGAGAGTTTTCACAAACACCAGTGCGCTTTTATTCCAg GCTGGCGGTGCAATGCTgttcacacacagatgtacatgcTGGAGGGAGTATCGAGGTGGAACATGGGCCGGGCCAAGGAGGCAGTAGATGTGGAGGGGGCCTCAACCCTCAGAAGCTTTGATGTCCGCTTGATGTCCCACCTCAGCAACTTAAGCCAGCGCGTTCTTGGTTCCACTCTGGTGCCAGAGTTCACTCCACCCGGGAAACCTACTA GCGAGCGCATAGCAGTGGAGTATTTATTGGCCCAGACCAACAGAGGTGACCTGCTGGCTCCAAATCAGGTCCCTGAGGTCCCCTCGCAGGTacttgaggaggaggatgagccgGATGACACCATCAGCATGACTGACATTCTGTGCCAGTCAGCTGCGATAGGGGCTGGTGATCCTCCAGGTGCTGTGGTGGGTGACGCTGAACCCGGACCCCTCGTCACACAG GTGCAGGTGcttgaggcggaggaggagccagatgacACCATCAGCATGACTGATCACACAGGTGATCCTCCAGGTGCTGTGGAGGATGACGATGAACCCGGACCCCTCGTCACAGAG ATAACCAGGCTCATTGGCGAGTTCATAGTGGACTATATGGCTCCATTTAACATTGTAGAGAACAGAAAATTCATCCAAATGTTCAAGGTGCTGGAGCCCAAGTTTAAGGTGCCATGCCGAGGACATTTTTCAGAGAAGGTTATTCCGGAAATTTACaatgaaaccaaacaaagcGTGAAAGAGTGTCTCAAAAATGCCGACTGCATCGCCCTGACCACCGACGGCTGGACGTCGCGTGCAACACAGAGTTATATCACCATCACGGCACAAGTCATCGACGAGAAATGGGAGAGTAAAAGCTTTGTGTTGCAAACTC ACAACGCAAGCAACATGGACAttgcagtgagagagagcggtCTCCATCCTCACATCAAGTGCTTGGCGCACGTTGTGAATCTGGCCAGTAAGCGAGGCTTGGCTGTATCCCGCGTCGCGCGCCTTCTTGGCCGTGTGCGAAGAGTAACTACATTCTTTCACAAGAGCACCACGGCCACCGCCGTCCTGGCCAACAAGCAACCCCAGTTGGAGCTGCCTCGGCATAAGCTCATCACCGATGTCCAGACCAGGTGGAATAGCACGTACGAAATGCTTGCGCGCTACCTGGAACAACAAGCAGCTGTTTCAGCAGCGCTCAGCAGCCCAGAAATCCGAAGGAATGCCAGAGAAATCGACACCCTGGATAACACTGATATATCAGATGTAGAAGACATAGTGAAACTGCTTAAGCCACTGAAGACAGCCACAACAGTTGTCTGTGATGAAAAAGAGCCCACTGTTTCACTTATAATGCCACTGAAGTACATGATCGAGCAAAGCATGTCACCAGACGAAAATGACACACAGACCATCGCCAACATGAAAAGCGCAATCCTACGCGACATCTCGGACCGGTATTCTGGGGACTGTAATGATATGCTGCAGGAGTGCACAGCGCTTGACCCACGATTCCGAAGCCTGTCCCATCTGAATAATGAACAACGCGAGTCCGTCTATGCCCGGATACGTGAAAAAGCTGCAGGACCTCATTTGCCACGCAACCAG accAGTGACACTGATGAAAGAACAACGAGGGCCAGTGCTTCAACACCAGGAGCAGCAGAGCAGGCCATGGTCGAGGTTGAGACGGCACAGGGAGCAGAGCCAGTAGAAGGAGAAAGGCAGATGCAGGATGTGACACAGCCTCCCCCACCAAAGAAGACAGCGCTAGAAGATCTCCTTGGGAGCTCCTACACTACTCTTGAGCCAGTGCAGTCCAGCAGAGGGATTGAAATGGAGATAGTCGCCTACAGAAATGGGATTCCTATCCCACTCAACAGTAGTCCACTTGAGTGGTGGAAAGTTAATGCATATGCTTACCCCATACTTGCCCCCCTTGCCAAAGCCTACCTTTGCATTCCTGCTACGTCAGTGCCCAGTGAACGGGTCTTTTCGACGGCAGGAGACATTGTGTGTGCTCAAAGATCACTAATTACACCAGAACATGTCGATATGTTAGTTTTTCTGAAGAAGAACCAGTCCTAG
- the LOC115529181 gene encoding wiskott-Aldrich syndrome protein family member 2-like, translating to MTHGQAAQDPEHHRVSECVCLRLAKEFEQSRNRPKDTRGKTLPIPQSIVSVYSHIRQLLEDSRVIVVQTALALVPVNNTTVSAWLLRRDKRKDRNMLLQGNVLPQQLYLAKEPLPSSNTLQAAPVQHAHEMTFDEPENREGEAFPRQRTLAANKPNVISPPPPPPQFHPQFGPAPPFSYAPPFPHFPFPHAPPYPYAPPYPHIPFTHAPPMPHAPPFPSAHDPPLPQAPPCQAPPECLPGAQPRQRTWRLNKAAHEDEDLMARGEPPRKRLTKEKHHYTCKKCGQDKNKKTGHTQLKGRRYCPESGQTLDDWRKSVGL from the exons ATGACTCACGGCCAAGCAGCCCAGGATCCCGAACACCACAGggtcagtgagtgtgtctgcctcAGACTGGCCAAGGAGTTCGAGCAGTCCCGCAACAGGCCGAAGGACACGAGGGGGAAAACCCTGCCCATCCCTCAGTCAATTGTGAGCGTCTACAGCCACATTAgacagctgctggaggacagcaGGGTTATCGTGGTCCAGACGGCGCTGGCTCTGGTGCCGGTGAACAACACCACGGTCTCTGCATG GCTGCTTAGGAGGGACAAGAGGAAGGACAGGAACATGCTGCTGCAGGGCAATGTTCTCCCTCAACAGCTATACCTGGCCAAGGAGCCTCTCCCTTCATCAAACACTCTCCAGGCTGCCCCTGTGCAACATGCACATGAGATGACATTTGACGAGCCCGAAAACCGTGAGGGGGAAGCTTTCCCCCGCCAGCGCACTCTAGCGGCAAACAAGCCTAATGTCATCtctccgccacctccacctcctcagttCCATCCACAATTTGGGCCAGCTCCTCCTTTTTCATATGCTCCCCCATTTCCCCACTTTCCATTTCCCCATGCTCCTCCTTATCCGTATGCTCCCCCCTATCCGCACATTCCATTCACCCATGCCCCTCCTATGCCGCATGCTCCCCCATTTCCATCTGCACATGATCCTCCTTTACCTCAGGCTCCTCCATGTCAAGCTCCTCCAGAGTGCCTTCCAGGTGCCCAGCCAAGGCAACGTACCTGGAGGCTGAACAAAGCTGCCCATGAGGATGAGGATCTAATGGCAAGGGGGGAACCGCCACGGAAGAGGCTGACGAAGGAGAAGCACCACTACACCTGCAAGAAGTGTGGCcaggacaaaaacaaaaaaaccggACACACCCAGCTGAAGGGGCGGAGGTACTGTCCAGAGTCAGGACAGACCCTGGATGACTGGAGGAAGAGTGTAGGCCTTTAG
- the LOC115529285 gene encoding G2/M phase-specific E3 ubiquitin-protein ligase-like, with the protein MFAFRKESSSGSVPVQEILSTLGEKINHNQVNRFNINRAAVLDGAIRGFKRISFDPTHRISVRFSDDKGTSEEAVDLGGPRREFLRLLTEALAQSSVFEGTEGNLNLALDSSAVREDRYFVKGRAIAVSLVHGGPSPNFLSQTLFDCIVQGPEKSRPNLGEIADSEICEKIQKVSESTTLEELTQSTEPLQDYLANAGCLKPLKSVDDRDRLVEDVLMFQVINRVRGPFERFRDGLKTLGVLEQIQNHPESFSPVMCYNPRPLTADQVDGLFHIRWSEEGSNQKREERTVVAFWRDYLQDVEEEDGSKKLGDILAFATGSDAVPPIGFSPQPSLEFLHPSGGAAKFPVANACISCLRLPIYSTYDCFKTNMDFAIRNTQGFGMPLMMNLKFKSIKCNSM; encoded by the exons ATGTTTGCTTTCAGAAAAGAAAGTTCATCTGGAAGTGTCCCTGTACAAGAGATTTTATCTACGCTTGGTGAAAAGATCAACCATAACCAAGTCAACCGGTTCAACATAAACCGTGCTGCTGTGCTGGATGGTGCCATTCGGGGCTTTAAAAGAATCTCGTTTGACCCGACACACAGGATAAGTGTGAGATTTTCTGACGACAAAGGAACAAGTGAAGAAGCTGTGGATCTTGGTGGTCCAAGAAGAGAATTTCTTCGACTGCTTACAGAAGCTCTTGCACAGTCTTCAGTGTTTGAGGGAACAGAAGGGAACCTCAACTTGGCTCTTGATTCATCAG CTGTCAGAGAGGACCGATACTTTGTTAAAGGAAGGGCTATTGCAGTAAGTCTGGTACATGGAGGGCCTTCACCAAATTTCTTGTCCCAAACACTGTTTGACTGCATAGTTCAAGGGCCAGAGAAATCTAGACCAAACCTTGGGGAAATCGCCGACTCTGAAATCTGTGAGAAAATACAAAAG GTTTCAGAATCAACAACTCTGGAGGAACTCACCCAGTCAACTGAACCTCTCCAAGACTATCTTGCCAATGCAGGCTGTCTGAAGCCACTGAAAAGTGTTGACGACAGGGATAGACTTGTGGAAGATGTCTTGATGTTTCAAGTCATTAATCGAGTCCGTGGACCATTTGAAAG GTTCAGAGATGGGTTAAAAACGCTTGGAGTCCTGGAGCAGATCCAGAATCATCCAGAATCGTTCAGTCCAGTGATGTGCTACAATCCAAGGCCGCTCACCGCTGACCAGGTTGATGGGCTGTTCCACATCCGGTGGTCAGAGGAGGGGAGCAAccagaaaagagaggagagaacagtAGTTGCTTTCTGGAGGGACTATTTGCAAGATGTTGAAG AGGAAGATGGATCAAAGAAGTTGGGGGACATCCTAGCATTTGCAACTGGATCTGATGCAGTACCACCAATCGGCTTTTCTCCTCAACCATCTCTTGAATTTCTTCACCCTAGTGGTGGAGCAGCAAAGTTCCCTGTTGCCAACGCCTGCATCAGCTGTCTTCGACTGCCGATCTACAGCACGTACGATTGTTTTAAGACCAACATGGACTTTGCAATAAGAAACACACAGGGGTTTGGCATGCCATTGATGATGAATTTAAAGTTCAAAAGTATAAAATGTAac